The following coding sequences lie in one Manis javanica isolate MJ-LG chromosome X, MJ_LKY, whole genome shotgun sequence genomic window:
- the LOC108399125 gene encoding melanoma-associated antigen 10, translated as MAGPPPKRRRYLPEEGLPTLTETQGLVGAQDPGATEEVASSSSSRSSASAASSSSSAAAMSSSPSSSPSCFSHISGGEEDVSMVSPTPSPLQGPERACPSPTASASVPSTQSDGGSGSAMEVGLGTSQVLSSFPSIVIHDKAAQLLAFLLLKYVAMESTTKVEMLEVLGLDHQDHFPVIFSCVSECLKLAFGIDVEEGDPSDHSYMLVTAPGLTYSWQLSYEQSLPMSSLLLFLLTIIFMEGDWAPEEKVWEMLGVMGMCPGREHVIFGDPRELIIGVWVQEQYLEYRQVPDSDPARFHLLWGPRAHVEANVIEILEFLAKVKESTTNACLTWYKEDVRG; from the coding sequence ATGGCTGGTCCTCCCCCGAAGCGACGGCGCTACCTGCCCGAGGAAGGCCTTCCGACCCTCACGGAGACCCAGGGCCTCGTGGGTGCACAGGACCCTGGGGCGACAGAGGAggttgcttcctcctcctcctccaggtcctCCGCCTCCGCcgcgtcctcctcctcctccgccgccgccatgtcctcctccccctcctcctccccctcttgCTTTTCTCATATCTCAGGCGGTGAGGAAGACGTTTCTATGGTTTCACCAACCCCGAGTCCGCTCCAGGGCCCTGAgcgtgcctgcccctcccccactgcctctgCCTCCGTGCCATCCACACAATCTGATGGTGGCTCCGGCAGCGCAATGGAGGTTGGTCTGGGCACTTCACAGGTCCTTAGTTCCTTTCCCAGTATCGTGATTCACGACAAGGCAGCTCAGCTGctggccttcctgctcctcaaGTATGTTGCCATGGAGTCGACCACGAAGGTGGAGATGCTGGAGGTGCTGGGCCTGGATCACCAGGACCATTTCCCTGTGATCTTCAGCTGCGTCTCCGAGTGCTTGAAGCTGGCCTTTGGCATCGACGTGGAGGAAGGGGATCCCAGCGACCACTCCTACATGCTGGTCACAGCCCCGGGCCTCACCTACAGCTGGCAGCTGAGCTATGAGCAGAGCCTGCCCATGAGCAGCCTCCTGCTGTTTCTCCTGACCATAATCTTCATGGAGGGTGACTGGGCCCCTGAGGAAAAAGTGTGGGAGATGCTGGGTGTCATGGGGATGTGTCCCGGGAGGGAGCACGTCATCTTCGGGGACCCCAGGGAGCTCATCATCGGGGTGTGGGTGCAGGAGCAGTACCTGGAGTACCGGCAGGTGCCCGACAGCGATCCCGCTCGCTTCCACctgctctggggccccagggcccACGTGGAGGCCAATGTGATAGAAATCCTGGAGTTTTTGGCCAAGGTCAAAGAGAGCACCACTAATGCCTGTCTTACCTGGTATAAGGAGGATGTGAGAGGGTAG